GGTTTGACCCGAATCATATTGAGGACTCTAATAAGCAAATTTGGATCAGTTAGAAGAAGACGAAACTGATGAGAAGACCACTTCCGATTAGGTTTATTACTATCTCCGTGAGAGCTCAAAATGAGATTAGCGTAATAAGACTCGAGattggaagatgaagaagaagacgatgcaGCGCAATGAGGAAGAGTAGAGAATCGAAAGAGGAAGCGTGAGaggttattgttgttgttggtagtagaaatagagaagaaagatctcGAAGCTCTGAGACAGAGACGGAGACATAGGATCATTGAGGAAACAGAGAGGAACACATAGGAACCAAAGCTTTGAATTGATCAAGACTTCAAGAGTATCGATTTCAATGGATccgagagaagaaggaggagcGGCCATTAATTCTCCACGAAGCCTTGTGGTGCCATCTCTCCCTCCCGTGCGTCGGCGATCAAACATCTCCCGGAgcttaaacaaaataaggGTTTATCTCAATGTTCTCTTAACCGGACCGGTTCAACCGTGATTCAATCTCGTAAAATCCACGGTTAAAACCGTTAAATTCGGTTCTTTGCTCAACTTTCCTTTCTGAAGTCAAAATTTCCGACCGGTTAAAGCACGACCCAGAAATGCAACCGGTTTACCATTTCGATTTAGTTTTGGAAAAACATTCTCATGTGATACTTACCTACTTGTCATTTATCAAGTAAAGTCTTACAAGGTTGCTACATTCACATGATCATGTCTAAAGAATGTTATgacgaaaacaaaatctaagtACCATATCTATAAAGTTAAGAAACGTGTACAACACATTGAACATTAGATGAATGTTACTACAAGACACAAGCCACTGAAACAAACcgaaaaaaaactcaattgcaaaatccaaactaaCTGTCAAGAGTAACATTCTGCATTTCAACTACTAGCTCAGCTTCACATCTTTTATCCAATTCAGTTTCCATATGTTTCAAGGAGTTTCGCAGCTTCCCGCAAGCTCCCGAAAAGCCGTCTGAAGAACTCTTCAAACGCTCAACTTCAGTTTCAAATTCGTCTAGATTTCCCTGTATAACCTTCACTGTTTGCTTCATCTTGTTCATCTCCTGCGGTGGATAGACACAAGCACCAAGCTCATCGATTTGTACACCAGTTCCTTGACACAGCTTCAGTAGCTTCTCAAGCGACTCCACAAACCCACTATTATCCTTTGGATTCTCCATCTTAATCATACCAGTGATAACTCGAATGAGTTCTTTTATCACCATGATAGTTTCAGAGACAATCTCAGTAACCATTGTAGCAACTTCCATTTCTTCAGGAGACAAATCATCGCCTaaatcgtcatcatcatcatcatcactagaCATATTATCACCAGATGCCTCACATTCAGATAAAGGACACGCTGGCTTCACTTCTTTCATCTCCCTAAGAACATCCTTCATGGAAACCGCAACCTGTGTAATAGCTCTACCAATCGCAGTAATGTTTGTTGCAGGAACCTTCTTGAAACTGGAACATGCTTCCCAAACCACTCCCGAGAGCTGCGGAATAGACGGCTTCTTATCCTTCTCATACGATCCCTCTAGTTCAcagatacaaaaacaaaaccatcaacAACTAAGCACTCACTAGAAGTAGCACCTTGAAAGCAAATCAAACTGTGGCATAATGGAAGAAAGTGTAAAACTTTCAGTTAATTACCGTATAGAGAAACAGAACCCTGCAACAATCTGAAGCTAGAATCAACAATTTGCTTAACAGAAACATGTATGATTGAAGAAAGCGTAGGTCCAGCACCAAGAGTGCTTCCATGGCAACAGAGTAAAAACCCTTGAAGGGCATTGAAGTAAGACTCCATAGTCTCTTTAAGTGAATCAGCTTTTGGAGATTCTCCAGTCCATAGCATTCCCACT
This sequence is a window from Arabidopsis thaliana chromosome 1 sequence. Protein-coding genes within it:
- a CDS encoding cyclin-D1-binding protein (unknown protein; BEST Arabidopsis thaliana protein match is: unknown protein (TAIR:AT1G71150.1); Has 134 Blast hits to 132 proteins in 48 species: Archae - 0; Bacteria - 0; Metazoa - 66; Fungi - 10; Plants - 48; Viruses - 0; Other Eukaryotes - 10 (source: NCBI BLink).) → MVKTKKEDLNQFLIPRLNTIYETLQLFDGTASPTVERVNWNDVLQMSDHLSKQATIVGMLWTGESPKADSLKETMESYFNALQGFLLCCHGSTLGAGPTLSSIIHVSVKQIVDSSFRLLQGSVSLYEGSYEKDKKPSIPQLSGVVWEACSSFKKVPATNITAIGRAITQVAVSMKDVLREMKEVKPACPLSECEASGDNMSSDDDDDDDLGDDLSPEEMEVATMVTEIVSETIMVIKELIRVITGMIKMENPKDNSGFVESLEKLLKLCQGTGVQIDELGACVYPPQEMNKMKQTVKVIQGNLDEFETEVERLKSSSDGFSGACGKLRNSLKHMETELDKRCEAELVVEMQNVTLDS
- a CDS encoding cyclin-D1-binding protein; this translates as MLQILQLFDGTASPTVERVNWNDVLQMSDHLSKQATIVGMLWTGESPKADSLKETMESYFNALQGFLLCCHGSTLGAGPTLSSIIHVSVKQIVDSSFRLLQGSVSLYEGSYEKDKKPSIPQLSGVVWEACSSFKKVPATNITAIGRAITQVAVSMKDVLREMKEVKPACPLSECEASGDNMSSDDDDDDDLGDDLSPEEMEVATMVTEIVSETIMVIKELIRVITGMIKMENPKDNSGFVESLEKLLKLCQGTGVQIDELGACVYPPQEMNKMKQTVKVIQGNLDEFETEVERLKSSSDGFSGACGKLRNSLKHMETELDKRCEAELVVEMQNVTLDS
- a CDS encoding cyclin-D1-binding protein — protein: MLWTGESPKADSLKETMESYFNALQGFLLCCHGSTLGAGPTLSSIIHVSVKQIVDSSFRLLQGSVSLYEGSYEKDKKPSIPQLSGVVWEACSSFKKVPATNITAIGRAITQVAVSMKDVLREMKEVKPACPLSECEASGDNMSSDDDDDDDLGDDLSPEEMEVATMVTEIVSETIMVIKELIRVITGMIKMENPKDNSGFVESLEKLLKLCQGTGVQIDELGACVYPPQEMNKMKQTVKVIQGNLDEFETEVERLKSSSDGFSGACGKLRNSLKHMETELDKRCEAELVVEMQNVTLDS